Below is a window of Halobaculum lipolyticum DNA.
CTGGAGTTCGTCGCCGGGACCGCGGAGGTACTCGCGGTCGGACTCGGCGTGGACGAGGAGGTACGAACTCACTCCAGCCGGGAGATGGCGGCCGCGAGGTCGCCGTCGACGGCCTCCAGCGCCTCGCGGGCGTCGGCCTCGCTGACGCCGGCGCGCGTCGCGACCAGCTGGACGTCGTCGTCCGGCACCGCGCCGTCGGCGTCGGCGTCGGCGTCGTCGCCGTCCGCGTCGCCCTCGACGGCCGCGGCCGCACCGGACTCCACCGACTCGGGCGAGCCGACGATCTGGTACGTCTCCTGGCCCTGGGCGTCCATCTTCGTGACCTGCGGCGCCTCGAACACGAGGTCCTCATCGGCCGTCCGGATGACGACCTCCTCGGCGTCGATCTC
It encodes the following:
- a CDS encoding nascent polypeptide-associated complex protein, producing MFGGGGMNPRKMQQMMKQMGIDVTEIDAEEVVIRTADEDLVFEAPQVTKMDAQGQETYQIVGSPESVESGAAAAVEGDADGDDADADADGAVPDDDVQLVATRAGVSEADAREALEAVDGDLAAAISRLE